Genomic DNA from Oscillospiraceae bacterium:
AAGATGCAGTCATCAACTTTGCAAATTCCTATGATGATGAAGGCAACGAAACCAAATGGTGGAGAGATAACAGCCGACATGGTCTTTTAATCAAACAGGTTCCCTCTTTTGATAACCATGGTGATGCTCTGTATAAAAACGGAAACACTTATCATATCACGGAACCTTCCTGCGATGAAGAATATGCTCCGGGCTGGACCTCTGTATTAGAAGAAGGTATGCAAGTAGGTCAATTGCAATACAATTTCGGAAAATTACCGGCAGGCAACTATATTGTTTTAGTGCAAAATCATATGTATTGGCAATTCCCCTGGATTGTTGCAAAATTCAATATCACCGTATCTGACCCTGTAAAAGTGATGGTGAATGGTGAATCTGTAAATTTTGATGTACAGCCCAGAATTATCAACGGTAGAACCATGGTTCCCATCCGTGCAATTTTTGAATCATTAGGCGCAACGGTTGAATGGGATGCCGAACAGCAAAGAGTGTATGCAAGCAAACGGTATGTACCTACCAATGGCATTGTAAGCACTGAATTTGTAATTGGCAGAAGCTATATGTTAACTTCTTTTGGCAATTCCCAGCAAAAAGAGCTGGATACTCCTCCTATGATTATCAACGGCAGAACATTGGTTCCTGCAAGAGCCGCTGCCGAAGCATTTGACTACAACGTAGAATGGGATGAAGCAACCAGAACCGTATATATTTACGAATAAAATAACAAAGAGAGGATTACCACAATGCAAAAAAGAATTTTTAGCTTTACATTAATACTATCAATAGTATTATCCCTCTGTAGCTTTAATGCTTACGCAAAAGCACCGGGTGTTCAAACAATGATTCCGATCAATGTTACGGACACATCGGCAGTATTAAGAGGATACGTGACATCTAACAGCGGTATAAAAATTAAGGAATATGGATTTAAATTCGTAGACAACTATAATGTTTCCAAAAAGAAAATGACCACTGCAGAACACGGTCATCCGATTAATGATGAAATCATTCAATATACACAAACAGGGTTAAAAGCCGGAACAAGATATGATTATCATTTCTATGCAATCAATGAAAACGGCGAAGAAACCACCGGACCTGCAATACAATTTACAACAGCACCGGCAAAAAACACCTCGAGCGGCACAGCACCTACCGTCAGTGGCAACAGAGCACCTACTCTCAGCGACACCAAAAAGCCAAATATAGACGATTTTGACTGTTCTGAAGGCCCAACTTCACACCCAACATTTGACGAAGGTACCAAAGTTGAATTTTATGCAATAGCTTCCGACAACGATGAAATCGATGAAATGGTATTATACATTGATGGAAAAGAAGTAGAAAGAGAATGGGACGATGATATTTCGTACGAAACAAGTTCTTTAACAGCGGGCGAACATATCATCAAAGTTACAGTTACCGATGTTTCCGGCAACAAAAGAGAAGAAACTATGACGGTTACCGTGATCGGAACATGGGATGAGGAGGATTCTGATGATATCACTCTCCCCACCCAAGGCGGTGGATTTACCAACACTCCCCAGCAGGGTAACGGAACCACCAATCCGGATGGTTCTTGGGGTAATACCAAAGATGAAGAAGTTGTTGAATCCCATACACACATTCCAACAGATTACTACCAAACAACAAAATATGAAATTATCAGCGGTGATGATACCTATCATCGGTTAGTCCCCTACTATAACACTGAATGCGCTACCTGTTACGAAACTTTGAAAACAAATGTAAGAGGTGAAAGCACCAAAGAAAAACATGTTTTCTACTATAACGAATGCGGAGTTTGCGGTTACGAGAAAGAAGAAATCGTCGTTGCTACCCCTGCTCCCACACCCAAAAATGAAACAAGCATCAGCGATTTTCACGAAAAAGCATACAATAATGCATCTTCCTATGGCGGTATTAAAGTGTATGTAAACGGCAGCAAATTATATTTTGATGTGGAACCCGAAATCAAAAACGGACGAACCATGGTTCCCCTGCGTGCAATTTTTGAAGCTTTAGGTGCAGAAGTTGAATGGGATGGTGCAACCAGCACCGTATACGCTTACCGTGGCAATGAAAGCGTAGAACTGACCATTGGCAGCTACTATTTATATACCTCTTCCGGTGTAACAACTTTAGACCAACCCGGATATATTACCAACGGCAGAACCTTAGTTCCCGTTCGTGCCATTTCTGAAGCATTTAACTGTGATGTACAGTGGTATCAGGAAAAACAGTTGGTTTCCATTGTGGCAAAAGACAGAGAATACCAAACCGATGTTTCTAATGACAGTCTAGGTGCAGAACAATACCTTCCTAATGAAAGCCACGGTACTTCTTCTGACAACCAAAAATATAACAAAATCAGCAAATATCCAACCCCCTTAATTACCTATACATTGTATGATGGTTCAGATGGGTATACTGTTCCTATGTACACATCCTGCAGCGAAAACAGCAACAAAGTTGCAAACAATATCGCTGCACTTGAATGCAAAATTCTTGAATTTTATGACAATGGCTGGTGTAAGGTGACTTGTGCTTCAGGAACAGGCTATGTACAAATATATAGATTTATTCAAAATTACGATACAAATAAAGCCGTTTCTCCTTACACAAAAGACATAGCAATCAACGGTACCATCAAGGTAAATATTAGAGAGGGAGTACCTAGTGAAAATTGGTCTGTATCAATATCCGGTGGCGACAGTCCTTTAACAGTGGTAGCCGATGACGGAAACGCTCATCAGATTATATACTACGTTCCAAAATATAACACATATAAAATGGGTTGGGTTGAACACAGGATTTTTGAATATTCAATAGACAATTCCGGAAACACACAGACTGCAACAGGAACTGTTGCAGAAATGCTCGCTTTTGCGAAGTCTTTAATAGACAATCCAAACAATAGCTATGTAAGTGGTGGGGCAGGAGAAAGCAACGGTAAAAACGGGCAAAAATTTGATTGTTCAGGCTTCACACAATACGTGTTCAAACAATTTGGAATTGATTTACCAAAATATTCTGGGGATCAAGCTTCTGCTGCAACAAAGGTTCCCAACACTCAAGTAGTTAATGGAACAATAACTAACATTCAACCTGGAGATATACTGTTTTCAAACAATGGTGAATCTAACCATGTTGTAATATATGCAGGAAATAATACATATTATCATGCGGCTAATCCAACTGGAGGATTGAAAGTAGGAAAATTCTATCCTGAATATCTAAATAATGAATTTATCAGTGCGCACAGATATGAATTTAAACGATAAGACATTTAATGTATAATCCGATAGTCACAAGCTTGCAAATACAAAAAAAGATGAACGAAATTCGTTCATCTTTTTTTGTATGATAGAAACAATCCTAAATTCAAACTTTAATCGTCCCAGCCGTCGCGGATTTTTTCTTCAATTTCCTTGGCAAGTTCGGGATTATCTTTTAAGTACATGCGGGCGTTTTCTCTGCCCTGACCTAAGCGCATTTCGCCGTAGTTATACCAGGCACCGCTTTTTTCCACGATGCCGGCTTCTACACCTAAGTCGAGTAACATGCCGTTTTTGGAAATACCTTCGCCGTATAAAATGTCAAATTCTGCATCTTTAAAGGGCGGTGCTACTTTGTTTTTTACCACTTTTACTTTTACCTTGTTTCCGATAATTTCGGTACCGTTTTTTAACGCTTCGGAACGGCGCACATCCAGTCTCATAGAAGAATAGAATTTGA
This window encodes:
- a CDS encoding copper amine oxidase N-terminal domain-containing protein, with the protein product MKKRMSSLLIALMLLCTALSTLSLPVSATDQVVYPTLNSTDEYYIYNYEGEDVLINFASAYQDENESVQWYKKYGDHSLYIKSVESIYEPDDGLIYTDGIYTLKEGDIEQSSNWEKLSNIDTTAGQLQYNIGSLPNGHHIVLVTSYLGDYPLQIVAKCNILIVDKGSDINGGYINTTEEYNLYYTSQEDAVINFANSYDDEGNETKWWRDNSRHGLLIKQVPSFDNHGDALYKNGNTYHITEPSCDEEYAPGWTSVLEEGMQVGQLQYNFGKLPAGNYIVLVQNHMYWQFPWIVAKFNITVSDPVKVMVNGESVNFDVQPRIINGRTMVPIRAIFESLGATVEWDAEQQRVYASKRYVPTNGIVSTEFVIGRSYMLTSFGNSQQKELDTPPMIINGRTLVPARAAAEAFDYNVEWDEATRTVYIYE